One window of the bacterium genome contains the following:
- a CDS encoding integration host factor subunit alpha, which produces MTKADIVDQVYEKVGFSKKESAEIVDLVFEIIKETLERSENIKISGFGSFVLREKRARRGRNPQTGEEIQITPRRVLTFKPSLVLKKAINSGS; this is translated from the coding sequence ATGACTAAGGCAGATATAGTGGATCAGGTGTACGAGAAGGTTGGGTTCTCCAAGAAAGAATCGGCGGAGATCGTGGATCTGGTCTTTGAGATCATCAAAGAGACTCTGGAGCGCTCCGAAAACATCAAGATTTCCGGATTCGGTAGCTTCGTGCTCAGGGAGAAAAGAGCAAGAAGGGGCCGAAATCCTCAAACCGGGGAGGAGATACAGATAACCCCGAGGCGAGTTCTTACCTTCAAGCCTTCTTTGGTTTTGAAGAAAGCCATCAACTCCGGTTCCTGA
- the kdsB gene encoding 3-deoxy-manno-octulosonate cytidylyltransferase — MPATVIIPARFSSSRFPGKPLVSILGRPMIQHVYERATKAKKVREVWVATDDIRIARVVRGFGGKAVMTSAEHPTGTHRVMEAHKTVGGDPVVNLQGDEPLINPQQVDLVIEALEEDPHADVATLCTLSSDPKEIEDPNNVKVVMDHQQHALYFSRAPIPFYRDPEKSGLGKSRSAWMHVGIYAYRKRALELIPSMLPAPWEEAEKLEQLRFLYWGLCIRVVPTSQRTIGVDVPEDAVRVEKLLWEELNREGS; from the coding sequence ATGCCGGCCACGGTCATCATTCCTGCTCGCTTTTCATCGAGTCGTTTCCCAGGCAAACCTCTCGTATCCATACTAGGAAGGCCCATGATTCAACATGTGTACGAGCGTGCCACCAAGGCTAAAAAGGTAAGGGAGGTGTGGGTGGCCACCGATGACATCCGTATAGCCAGGGTGGTGCGGGGCTTTGGTGGAAAGGCCGTGATGACCTCTGCTGAACATCCCACAGGTACCCATAGGGTCATGGAAGCCCACAAGACAGTGGGAGGAGATCCTGTGGTGAACCTGCAGGGAGATGAACCGCTAATAAATCCTCAACAGGTGGATCTTGTCATAGAAGCCTTGGAGGAAGATCCCCATGCTGATGTGGCCACCTTGTGCACCTTAAGCAGCGACCCCAAAGAAATAGAGGATCCCAACAACGTGAAGGTGGTCATGGACCACCAACAACATGCCCTCTATTTCTCCAGGGCTCCCATTCCTTTTTACAGAGATCCTGAGAAATCGGGGCTCGGAAAGTCGAGAAGCGCCTGGATGCACGTGGGGATTTACGCTTACAGGAAAAGGGCCCTGGAATTGATCCCATCCATGTTGCCCGCACCATGGGAGGAGGCTGAGAAACTGGAACAGTTGAGGTTTCTGTACTGGGGCCTTTGCATCAGGGTGGTACCTACATCGCAGCGCACAATTGGTGTGGATGTGCCTGAAGATGCGGTCAGAGTAGAGAAGCTTCTTTGGGAAGAGTTAAACCGGGAGGGCTCATGA
- a CDS encoding MerR family transcriptional regulator — protein MEENQIPDKLYFKIGEVSQVTGVEPYVLRYWESEFRIVSPERSRSRQRLYTRKDVELILEIKKLLYEERYTIEGAKKKLLGRQRVQPQQLSMGFQEDLFRSTLKEVKDELKAVRKLLR, from the coding sequence GTGGAAGAAAACCAAATTCCCGACAAGCTTTACTTCAAGATAGGTGAGGTCAGTCAGGTCACCGGGGTAGAGCCTTATGTACTTAGATACTGGGAGAGCGAGTTTCGAATAGTAAGTCCTGAGCGTAGCAGAAGCCGACAGAGGCTCTACACGCGCAAGGACGTAGAGCTCATCCTGGAGATAAAGAAACTCCTCTATGAAGAAAGATACACCATCGAGGGGGCCAAGAAGAAGCTTCTTGGAAGGCAAAGGGTCCAACCTCAACAGCTCTCTATGGGCTTTCAGGAGGATCTATTTAGAAGCACCCTCAAAGAGGTGAAGGACGAACTCAAGGCGGTCAGGAAGTTGCTTCGTTGA
- a CDS encoding TrkH family potassium uptake protein: MRQVIGILCFFNLCVGLTMLLPLGISLWEGEKETLDFLKGVILAVLVGGLGSIWGLRGKITIGRRGAFAIVSFGWLTASAFGAVPFVLSGILSPLDALFEVVSGFTTTGASVIPKPEDLPKSFLLWRSMVQWLGGMGIILLGVAVLPLLGVGAVQLYRAEVPGPFLDKLKPKIADTARLLWQTYLVITLIQIGFLAAGGMSFFDSICHSFTTMATGGFSTRSESIAFYSHYHRVVIIFFMFLAATNFSLHYAVARGTLAQYWLDREFRLYLGLLIFFTALVLAYLLAFEGGPWLERLEDAAFQVVSIMTTTGFATADFDKWPPLCRLVLFLLMFVGGCAGSTGGGIKCVRFLILYRYLQGELRRLLHPQAVVAVKIAKQTVPPAVVNHVLGMTLLYMGIFAVASGVMAGLGMDLITSASSVAATLGNIGPGLAQVGPSGHYADIPGAGKCVLIFCMLAGRLEIYTVFVLLFPDFWKK; this comes from the coding sequence ATGCGCCAGGTAATAGGCATTCTGTGTTTCTTTAATCTCTGCGTGGGACTCACCATGCTTCTGCCTTTGGGGATCAGCCTCTGGGAAGGAGAAAAAGAGACTCTGGATTTCCTCAAGGGGGTAATACTGGCGGTTCTGGTGGGCGGCCTTGGAAGCATATGGGGCCTGCGTGGCAAGATCACCATAGGTCGTAGAGGGGCCTTTGCCATAGTTTCCTTTGGATGGCTCACGGCCAGTGCTTTCGGGGCTGTTCCTTTTGTGCTTTCAGGCATTCTTTCTCCATTGGACGCCCTCTTCGAGGTGGTCTCTGGCTTTACTACCACAGGAGCCTCGGTGATCCCCAAACCAGAAGATCTCCCCAAGAGCTTTCTGCTTTGGCGCTCCATGGTCCAGTGGCTGGGAGGCATGGGCATAATCCTGCTGGGTGTAGCTGTCCTGCCTCTGCTGGGAGTGGGCGCTGTACAGCTTTACAGGGCAGAGGTCCCCGGGCCTTTCCTGGACAAACTCAAGCCCAAGATAGCGGACACGGCAAGGCTCCTGTGGCAGACCTATCTGGTCATCACACTGATCCAGATAGGTTTTCTTGCAGCCGGAGGCATGAGCTTTTTTGATTCCATATGCCACTCCTTCACCACCATGGCCACAGGTGGTTTTTCCACCAGAAGCGAAAGCATTGCCTTTTACAGTCACTATCACCGAGTGGTCATTATTTTCTTTATGTTCTTGGCGGCCACAAACTTCTCCCTTCATTATGCTGTGGCAAGAGGCACCTTGGCCCAGTACTGGCTGGACAGGGAATTCAGGCTCTACCTGGGGCTCTTGATTTTTTTTACAGCACTGGTGCTGGCTTATCTGCTGGCTTTTGAGGGAGGGCCATGGCTGGAGAGGTTGGAGGATGCGGCCTTCCAGGTGGTTTCCATAATGACCACCACCGGATTTGCCACGGCAGATTTTGACAAGTGGCCTCCCCTTTGCCGCCTGGTCTTGTTTCTTCTGATGTTTGTGGGTGGCTGCGCAGGATCCACGGGTGGAGGCATCAAGTGCGTGCGTTTCCTGATCCTTTACCGGTACCTGCAGGGCGAGCTTCGAAGATTGCTTCATCCTCAGGCCGTGGTGGCTGTCAAGATAGCCAAACAGACGGTGCCACCGGCTGTAGTAAATCATGTGCTGGGCATGACATTGCTTTACATGGGCATATTCGCTGTAGCTTCAGGGGTAATGGCGGGTTTGGGAATGGATTTGATCACCAGCGCCTCTTCAGTGGCAGCCACCCTGGGCAACATCGGGCCGGGACTTGCCCAGGTGGGGCCTTCAGGCCATTATGCAGACATACCTGGTGCAGGCAAATGTGTGCTCATCTTTTGCATGTTGGCCGGTCGGCTTGAGATCTACACCGTTTTCGTGCTTCTCTTCCCCGATTTCTGGAAGAAATGA
- a CDS encoding DUF72 domain-containing protein — translation MELEAYFFRDLHSAVFMGTASDRYAGWLGQIYSPELYKGRTQKRERRLGQKSFLEEVLPVDSLQEYFQHFEVLEVDFTFYAPLLEKGRPTANHRLLEMYRAHMGPKDRVILKAPQLVTAQVLRKANRFEANPRYLDPELFTVGFYEPANRLLGSNLAAIVLEQEYQRKEGRVSPDEMARDLENFFRQIPGDDRYHLELRTPQYLVEPVFQVMELYGVGQVLSHWSWLPPLAKQMKTSGGRFLKEGRAWVIRLMTPLGMRYEDAYAMAYPFDRVVEGMLQSRMIEETAQILRVITQAQGLAYVIVNNRSGGNAPEIARMVAQRFLGLL, via the coding sequence TTGGAACTAGAGGCATATTTCTTCAGGGATTTGCATTCCGCTGTATTCATGGGTACGGCCAGCGACAGATATGCTGGATGGCTGGGTCAGATTTACAGCCCAGAGCTTTACAAAGGAAGGACGCAAAAAAGGGAAAGGAGGCTTGGGCAAAAGAGTTTCCTAGAAGAGGTGCTACCTGTAGATAGCCTCCAGGAATACTTCCAACACTTTGAGGTGCTGGAAGTGGATTTTACCTTCTATGCTCCCCTATTGGAAAAAGGCCGGCCCACGGCCAACCACAGGCTCCTGGAAATGTACAGGGCCCACATGGGACCAAAGGACCGGGTCATTCTCAAGGCCCCCCAGTTGGTCACGGCTCAGGTGCTGAGAAAGGCAAACCGCTTTGAGGCAAACCCCAGATACCTGGATCCGGAGCTCTTTACCGTGGGCTTTTATGAACCGGCCAACAGGCTGCTGGGTTCCAATCTGGCCGCAATTGTCTTGGAGCAAGAATACCAACGCAAGGAAGGCAGGGTCTCGCCGGATGAGATGGCTCGGGATCTGGAGAATTTTTTCAGGCAGATCCCCGGAGATGACCGTTATCATTTGGAGTTGAGGACGCCCCAGTACTTGGTAGAGCCAGTGTTTCAGGTAATGGAGCTCTATGGTGTGGGCCAGGTGCTTTCTCACTGGAGCTGGCTTCCTCCCCTTGCCAAGCAGATGAAGACCTCGGGTGGAAGGTTTTTGAAAGAGGGGAGGGCCTGGGTTATAAGGCTTATGACCCCCCTGGGGATGCGCTACGAGGATGCCTATGCCATGGCATACCCATTTGATCGTGTTGTGGAGGGAATGCTCCAATCTCGCATGATAGAGGAGACAGCGCAAATTCTGAGGGTCATCACCCAGGCACAAGGCTTGGCCTATGTCATAGTGAACAATCGATCAGGGGGTAATGCCCCTGAGATCGCGCGAATGGTGGCCCAGCGCTTCCTGGGATTATTGTAG
- the trkA gene encoding Trk system potassium transporter TrkA: MFIIVIGAGEVGFNVAARLSREYKDIVVIDKDEQKLESVSELLDVRTLCGSGSSMSILRKAEIHKADILIAATDSDEVNMISCLVAGIQSKIPKKVARIRDPEYATSARLMGPDRLGIDLVINTDQEAVDSILRILETHRAKDVVDLAGGRLRIASFVAEEQNPFVGKRLKELTNILTERGLIVAAILRGEQAVIPRGEDKIQLHDLVYLLGTSQAVSEVFLSFDPSNARPPRRVMIYGGNSLGLKVARALEHRGLQVCVVDPNEERCELLASELDNATVIKGDFTSSEIMKEEGVHKLDAFLALTSDEEKNILVSLLGKRMGCKRVIALANRVGYIPLAYQTGVDVVISPSLIAINRILQYVRRGRVANVVTFPEGQAELLEVEALETSDLVARQIKDLGLPKGILVGAITRGEHVMIPTGDTQIQPGDRVVMVVASDSLKLLEKIVSVKLEYW, from the coding sequence ATGTTCATAATTGTCATAGGAGCAGGAGAGGTGGGCTTCAATGTGGCTGCTCGCCTCAGTCGAGAATATAAAGACATCGTGGTAATCGACAAGGATGAGCAAAAGCTTGAGAGTGTTTCTGAGTTACTGGATGTGCGCACACTGTGTGGAAGCGGCAGCAGCATGAGCATTTTGCGCAAGGCGGAAATTCACAAGGCTGACATTCTCATAGCCGCTACTGACAGTGATGAAGTCAATATGATCTCTTGTTTGGTGGCCGGAATTCAATCCAAGATCCCCAAGAAGGTGGCCAGGATAAGGGATCCTGAGTACGCCACAAGCGCTCGTCTCATGGGCCCCGATCGCTTAGGTATTGACCTGGTGATAAACACCGATCAGGAGGCCGTGGATTCCATCCTTAGAATCCTGGAGACTCACAGGGCAAAGGACGTGGTGGACCTGGCAGGGGGCAGGCTCAGGATAGCATCTTTCGTGGCTGAGGAACAGAATCCTTTTGTGGGAAAACGCCTAAAGGAGCTCACAAACATACTCACGGAGAGGGGTCTGATAGTGGCCGCCATACTGCGTGGGGAACAGGCTGTTATTCCTAGAGGAGAAGACAAAATTCAGCTCCATGACCTGGTCTACCTTCTGGGAACCTCTCAGGCGGTTTCAGAGGTCTTCCTGAGTTTTGATCCTTCAAATGCCAGACCACCTCGCAGGGTCATGATATATGGAGGCAACTCCCTTGGGTTAAAGGTCGCACGCGCCCTCGAACACAGAGGACTACAAGTGTGCGTGGTGGACCCCAACGAGGAAAGATGCGAGTTACTTGCCTCAGAGCTGGACAATGCCACGGTCATAAAAGGAGACTTCACCTCCTCGGAGATCATGAAAGAGGAAGGTGTGCACAAACTAGACGCTTTTCTTGCCCTGACTTCAGACGAAGAAAAAAATATCTTGGTCTCCTTGCTGGGCAAGAGAATGGGTTGTAAGAGGGTCATAGCCCTTGCAAACCGGGTGGGTTACATCCCCTTGGCTTATCAGACCGGGGTGGATGTGGTCATAAGTCCCTCCCTCATCGCCATAAACCGCATTCTTCAGTATGTCCGAAGGGGCCGGGTAGCCAATGTAGTTACTTTCCCAGAAGGCCAAGCCGAACTCTTGGAGGTGGAGGCCCTGGAGACCTCTGACCTTGTGGCCAGACAGATCAAAGATCTGGGTTTGCCCAAGGGGATTCTGGTGGGTGCCATTACCAGGGGGGAGCATGTCATGATCCCTACTGGGGATACTCAGATCCAGCCTGGAGACCGGGTGGTGATGGTTGTGGCCTCTGACTCCCTTAAACTCTTGGAAAAGATAGTCAGTGTCAAGCTAGAGTATTGGTGA
- a CDS encoding TrkH family potassium uptake protein: protein MNTTRASILGFAGFILLGACLLMMPFSSSGIPIGLIDALFTATSAGCVTGLSVLDIGRDLSRTGQILLLLLIQIGGLGIMTMSTVWLLMAGGRPSLGTRMVLQDTFTHRGNWDLRSMILDVVRFTLILELLGAVLLFARFSEMYPLGEAAYLSVFHSVSAFCNAGFSTFTNNLEGFVGDPLVSLTVSLLIISGGIGFLVLRELKLFFRRGGSSRQCLSLHSKLVLSSSAVLIACGTMLILMMEWNNTLAGLSMGQKFLASFFQAVTARTAGFNTIPIGYMANQTLMVLILLMFIGASSGSTGGGIKTGTFATLVALGFSRLRGYSEPKAFGRTISPGSVAKAMSVSMVCAMVVLVGTLLIQVTEVGSASSALARARFLELLFEVVSAFGTVGLSTGVTPDLSDAGKVLITLIMFLGRLGPLVVAVAVARQKTVHFRFAEESIMIG from the coding sequence TTGAACACCACCAGAGCCTCCATCCTGGGCTTCGCGGGATTCATTCTCCTGGGGGCCTGCCTGTTGATGATGCCTTTTTCCTCATCGGGCATTCCCATTGGGTTAATAGACGCCCTGTTCACAGCCACCTCCGCAGGCTGCGTAACAGGGCTTAGTGTATTGGACATAGGGAGGGATTTGAGCAGAACCGGACAGATCCTGCTACTGCTACTAATTCAGATCGGTGGGCTAGGCATCATGACCATGTCCACGGTATGGCTGCTTATGGCAGGTGGTAGGCCTAGCCTGGGGACTCGCATGGTACTCCAAGATACCTTCACACACAGGGGCAACTGGGATTTGAGATCCATGATCCTGGACGTGGTTCGCTTCACCTTGATTCTGGAGCTTTTGGGAGCAGTGCTGCTCTTTGCCAGGTTCTCTGAGATGTACCCCTTGGGAGAAGCCGCATATTTATCTGTTTTCCATTCGGTGTCGGCTTTTTGTAATGCCGGGTTCAGCACTTTCACCAATAATCTGGAGGGGTTCGTGGGGGATCCTTTGGTGAGCTTAACTGTCTCCTTGTTGATCATAAGTGGAGGCATAGGCTTTCTAGTGCTCAGGGAATTGAAACTATTCTTTAGAAGGGGAGGGAGTTCTAGGCAATGTCTCAGCCTGCACTCCAAGCTGGTATTGTCTAGTTCAGCAGTTCTTATTGCGTGTGGGACAATGCTGATCCTCATGATGGAATGGAACAATACCCTGGCTGGCTTGTCCATGGGACAGAAGTTTCTGGCTTCTTTTTTCCAGGCTGTTACAGCCCGTACAGCAGGTTTTAACACCATTCCCATAGGTTACATGGCGAATCAGACTCTGATGGTACTGATTCTGCTGATGTTCATAGGGGCTTCTTCAGGCTCCACAGGAGGAGGCATCAAGACAGGCACTTTTGCCACCTTGGTGGCCCTGGGTTTCTCAAGGTTAAGAGGCTATTCAGAGCCCAAGGCCTTTGGTAGAACCATATCCCCAGGCAGTGTGGCCAAGGCCATGAGTGTGAGCATGGTTTGCGCTATGGTGGTGCTGGTGGGAACACTCCTGATTCAGGTCACGGAGGTAGGCAGTGCCTCATCGGCCCTGGCAAGAGCCCGTTTCCTAGAGTTGCTCTTCGAGGTGGTGAGCGCCTTTGGAACCGTTGGCCTCTCCACAGGCGTAACCCCAGATCTAAGCGATGCAGGCAAGGTACTGATCACATTGATCATGTTTCTGGGTAGGTTGGGTCCCCTGGTGGTGGCTGTGGCTGTAGCTCGCCAAAAGACGGTGCACTTCAGGTTTGCCGAGGAAAGCATAATGATTGGGTGA
- a CDS encoding MBL fold metallo-hydrolase, which translates to MRNEIQWGPVRFIQGQNKGRYPYCHSLYIEEAGVLIDPGSDRQVLQEIKAGGGVRQVWLSHWHEDHMIHLDLFEDLPIWISQQDAPPLGDLETFLDWYGMEEESYRQHWRDVLAGQFHLKPRRPAGFLVPGQRLELPGVTVEVIHTPGHTPGHLAFRFLEQGVLFLGDYDLTAFGPWYGDLYSSIEETLESVRVLREMDARVWIAGHEAGIFQEPPDSLWDSYVEVIKKREQKLLEFLKEPKTMDEIVKAWIVYGRPREPQAFFEFGEKAIMGKHLKRLVSQGLVSKEAGRFRSRG; encoded by the coding sequence GTGAGAAACGAGATCCAATGGGGCCCTGTGAGATTTATCCAGGGCCAGAACAAGGGAAGATATCCCTATTGCCACTCTCTTTACATAGAGGAGGCCGGGGTTCTAATAGATCCGGGCTCTGACAGGCAGGTCCTTCAAGAAATAAAGGCTGGAGGCGGTGTGAGGCAGGTATGGCTCTCCCATTGGCATGAAGATCACATGATCCATCTGGATTTGTTTGAAGATCTCCCCATATGGATTTCCCAACAGGATGCTCCACCCTTAGGGGATCTGGAGACTTTCCTGGACTGGTACGGCATGGAGGAGGAGTCTTACAGGCAGCACTGGCGGGATGTGCTGGCTGGCCAGTTTCATCTTAAGCCCAGAAGGCCTGCTGGTTTCTTGGTCCCAGGGCAAAGGCTTGAGCTCCCGGGTGTGACTGTGGAGGTGATCCACACTCCAGGGCACACTCCGGGGCACCTGGCTTTCAGGTTCTTGGAACAGGGGGTTCTGTTTCTGGGGGACTACGACCTGACAGCATTTGGGCCCTGGTACGGAGATCTATACTCCAGCATAGAGGAGACCCTGGAGTCTGTAAGAGTTCTGCGTGAGATGGATGCAAGGGTTTGGATAGCAGGCCACGAGGCCGGCATATTCCAAGAGCCTCCTGACTCCCTTTGGGACTCATATGTTGAAGTCATAAAAAAAAGAGAGCAGAAGCTCCTGGAGTTCCTCAAGGAACCCAAGACAATGGATGAGATCGTAAAGGCCTGGATCGTCTATGGGAGGCCTCGTGAGCCTCAAGCCTTTTTTGAATTTGGCGAGAAGGCCATAATGGGCAAGCACCTCAAGAGGCTTGTCTCCCAGGGGCTGGTTTCAAAGGAGGCCGGGCGCTTCAGATCAAGGGGCTGA
- a CDS encoding epoxyqueuosine reductase, with product MTEVKRLQELLNGLVKKQTAPQEGEGIWRKPLLVSAKLDERFLKLREMAASDHLMPWELLPSAKSLIVFFLPFAKALVRENSGGQEPSRGWGTAYVQTNEFIAKISQEMSLLLRQAGYASAVTPPTHNFDPVRLMSRWSHKHLGYLAGLGRFGQNSQLITPSGCAGRLGSLVTEADLGDHPLDLGKEACLHKMGKPCLKCFKRCPVGALSLNGFDRKACWERLKLNRERASSLAGLPENTHVCGKCVAMLPCSFKDPVAASALQLACP from the coding sequence ATGACAGAGGTAAAGAGGCTTCAGGAACTTCTCAATGGTCTTGTGAAAAAGCAAACTGCACCCCAAGAGGGTGAAGGGATCTGGAGAAAACCCCTTCTGGTTTCGGCCAAGCTGGATGAGCGCTTCTTGAAACTAAGGGAAATGGCGGCCTCTGACCACCTCATGCCCTGGGAGCTACTTCCTAGTGCCAAGAGCCTCATAGTGTTTTTCCTGCCATTTGCCAAAGCACTGGTCCGGGAGAACTCAGGCGGCCAAGAGCCTTCCCGCGGCTGGGGCACGGCCTATGTGCAGACCAATGAATTCATCGCCAAAATAAGCCAAGAAATGAGCCTGTTGCTAAGGCAAGCTGGCTATGCTTCGGCCGTGACCCCTCCCACACATAATTTCGATCCAGTGAGGCTCATGAGCCGGTGGTCGCACAAGCATCTAGGCTACTTGGCCGGGCTTGGACGCTTTGGCCAAAATTCTCAACTCATAACACCTTCAGGCTGTGCAGGCAGATTGGGGAGTCTGGTCACAGAGGCGGATCTGGGTGATCATCCCCTGGATCTGGGAAAAGAGGCCTGCCTCCACAAGATGGGGAAACCCTGTCTCAAGTGCTTCAAGCGCTGTCCTGTGGGAGCCCTGAGCCTCAACGGGTTTGACAGAAAGGCCTGCTGGGAAAGACTCAAGCTCAACAGGGAAAGGGCCTCCAGCCTGGCCGGCCTGCCTGAGAACACACATGTCTGCGGAAAGTGTGTTGCCATGCTGCCCTGCAGCTTTAAGGATCCTGTAGCAGCATCCGCGCTTCAGCTGGCCTGCCCGTGA
- a CDS encoding TGS domain-containing protein: MPANLPPHYFEAEKRYRLARTPQEKIQALEEMLRIMPKHKGTDRLQGEVRRKISLLRKEAASKQSGGRRADNYFVEKAGAGQVVMAGTANSGKSSLLSCLTNARPEVADYPFTTRFPQAGMLLFQNVRIQLVDVPPIHPQLTEPWVYAIFRNADVLWIVLDLSSDDLLQEAELVLEALDGASIAPVGKKRQPEDQDRLNKQVLLVANKIDLPKSRDHLEILQEFYAKDYEILPVSTRSMEGTDLLVSASFKALNIIRVYTKVPGKEPDLDDPVVLPVGSTVADFAEEIHKDFAQKLKFARIWGRDKHDGQRVHLDFPLSDGDVLELHI; this comes from the coding sequence ATGCCTGCCAATCTCCCTCCACATTACTTTGAAGCTGAAAAACGTTACAGGTTGGCCAGAACCCCCCAGGAGAAGATTCAGGCCCTAGAGGAAATGCTGCGCATCATGCCCAAGCACAAGGGCACGGATCGGCTTCAGGGGGAAGTGCGTCGCAAGATTTCTTTGCTCAGAAAAGAGGCTGCTTCAAAGCAATCCGGAGGGCGAAGGGCGGACAACTATTTCGTGGAAAAAGCAGGTGCAGGCCAGGTGGTCATGGCAGGCACAGCCAATAGCGGCAAGTCCAGTTTGTTGAGCTGTCTGACCAATGCAAGGCCCGAGGTGGCCGATTACCCGTTCACAACCCGATTTCCCCAGGCAGGCATGTTGCTTTTCCAGAATGTCCGAATACAACTTGTGGATGTGCCTCCCATCCATCCGCAATTGACCGAGCCCTGGGTTTACGCCATATTCCGTAACGCTGATGTGCTTTGGATAGTTCTGGATCTAAGCAGCGACGACCTGTTGCAGGAGGCAGAATTGGTGCTGGAGGCCCTCGATGGAGCCAGCATCGCACCAGTTGGGAAAAAAAGGCAACCCGAAGACCAGGATCGTCTAAACAAACAGGTACTGCTGGTGGCCAACAAGATTGATTTGCCCAAATCCAGAGATCATCTCGAGATTCTCCAGGAGTTTTACGCAAAAGACTATGAGATCCTGCCTGTGTCCACCAGGAGCATGGAGGGGACCGATCTATTGGTGTCTGCCAGCTTCAAGGCCTTGAACATCATTAGGGTCTACACCAAGGTTCCTGGCAAAGAACCGGACTTGGATGACCCGGTTGTCCTGCCTGTGGGAAGTACTGTGGCAGATTTCGCCGAAGAGATCCACAAGGACTTTGCCCAAAAGCTCAAATTTGCAAGAATATGGGGCAGGGACAAACACGACGGTCAGAGAGTCCACCTGGATTTTCCCCTCTCTGATGGGGATGTCCTGGAGCTTCACATATGA
- a CDS encoding TrkA family potassium uptake protein, which produces MKQIAVIGLGNFGYHLATNLCAKGHEVMAIDRDPQKVQAIKDLVTRAVMADATDREVLEDLGLRQMDTVVVSIGTEMSNSILATLHLKEIGVKRVVAMAISEPHERILRRVGASEVVFPEKDLATSLAEKLHNPNMLDYLPFSPDYSIVELAPPRKFIGRSLKELDLINRYGVQVVAVRELVPERLNMIPTGNFVVKDSDIIILLGPNKSLEKIREQDV; this is translated from the coding sequence ATGAAACAGATCGCCGTTATCGGGTTGGGCAATTTTGGATATCACTTGGCCACAAACCTTTGCGCCAAAGGCCACGAGGTCATGGCTATAGACAGGGATCCCCAGAAGGTTCAAGCCATAAAAGACCTTGTGACTCGGGCCGTGATGGCCGATGCCACAGACAGAGAGGTGCTGGAGGACCTGGGCCTGAGGCAGATGGACACGGTGGTGGTTTCCATAGGAACTGAAATGAGTAATTCCATACTGGCTACACTCCATCTCAAGGAGATAGGGGTGAAGCGTGTGGTGGCCATGGCCATTAGCGAGCCTCACGAGCGCATCTTGCGAAGGGTGGGTGCCTCGGAGGTTGTGTTTCCGGAGAAAGATCTTGCCACATCCCTGGCCGAGAAGCTTCACAACCCCAACATGCTGGACTACCTGCCCTTTTCCCCTGATTACAGCATCGTGGAACTGGCTCCTCCAAGGAAGTTCATAGGCAGATCCCTCAAAGAGCTGGACCTGATAAACCGCTATGGGGTCCAGGTAGTGGCTGTTAGGGAGCTGGTGCCAGAACGCCTGAACATGATCCCCACGGGGAATTTTGTAGTTAAAGACAGCGACATCATAATCCTCTTAGGCCCCAACAAGTCCCTGGAAAAAATAAGGGAACAAGATGTCTAA
- a CDS encoding SDR family oxidoreductase: MGDHFDLSGKVGIVTGGGKGIGKAIALGLAEAGAKLMIAARTQAEIEATAAEIRAKGGEAAWRVTDVSLSDQVEALVTATVETFGRLDLLINNAARSFLRPLLELREDGFDKIFDTNVKGTFLLSRAAARVMKEQGGGRIVNITTVGAVRGGVMMGVYHASKAAVKMLTMCMAAEWAPYNISVNAVGPGLTRTHFSQPIWSNPEVERQIVMRIPKGRLAEPQDIVGAVLFLCSDSAGFITGQSLYVDGGTLATT, from the coding sequence ATGGGGGATCATTTCGACTTGAGCGGTAAAGTGGGTATAGTTACGGGAGGCGGCAAGGGAATCGGGAAAGCCATAGCCTTGGGTCTGGCTGAGGCCGGAGCAAAGCTCATGATTGCCGCAAGAACTCAGGCAGAGATAGAGGCAACGGCCGCAGAAATAAGGGCCAAGGGAGGGGAAGCTGCATGGCGGGTCACAGACGTGAGTCTGAGCGATCAGGTGGAAGCACTGGTCACGGCCACTGTGGAGACCTTCGGACGCTTGGATCTGCTCATCAACAATGCGGCCAGAAGTTTTCTTAGGCCTTTGCTGGAATTAAGGGAAGATGGATTCGACAAGATCTTTGACACCAATGTGAAGGGCACCTTCCTGCTCAGCCGTGCTGCTGCCAGGGTGATGAAAGAACAGGGAGGAGGAAGAATCGTGAACATCACCACAGTGGGGGCTGTGCGGGGAGGCGTGATGATGGGTGTTTATCATGCCAGCAAGGCTGCTGTGAAGATGCTTACCATGTGCATGGCCGCTGAATGGGCTCCTTACAATATCTCGGTCAATGCCGTGGGGCCAGGGCTCACACGTACTCACTTCAGCCAGCCCATATGGAGCAATCCAGAAGTGGAAAGGCAGATTGTCATGAGGATTCCCAAGGGTAGACTCGCCGAACCGCAGGATATAGTTGGAGCCGTGCTCTTCCTATGCTCGGATTCGGCTGGTTTTATAACAGGCCAAAGCCTGTATGTGGACGGTGGCACACTGGCCACCACCTGA